CTAAACATTTTATTTAAAGGAGAAAAAATGAGACTATTAAAAATAGTTTTTCTAGCAGCTGTGCTTTTTGGTTCTTTATGGGCAAAAAGTTTAGATGAAATAAAAGCAGCAGGCGTGGTTCGTATAGGTGTATTTAGCGATAAAGCACCTTTTGGCTATGTTGATAGCAAGGGTGAGTATCAAGGATATGATGTGTATTTTGCTAAGCGTATTGCGCAGGATTTGGGCGTGAAGCTAGAGTTTTTAGCACTTGATCCAGCTAGCAGGGTGCAGTTTGTAAAAAGCGATAAGGCTGACATTATCCTAGCAAATTTCACAAAAACAGCCGAGAGAGAAAAGCAAGTAGATTTTGCTCTGCCTTATATGAAAGTAGCCCTTGGCGTAGTAAGTCCTAAAAAGGCGCAAATTACCGATGTAAAAGAGCTTGAAGGCAAAACGCTAATAGTGGTAAAGGGTACTACTGCTGATTTTTATTTCACAAAAAATTACCCTGAGATAAAACTTTTAAAGTTCGATCAATACTCTCAAGCATATAACGCACTCTTAGATGGTCGTGGGGATGCTTTTAGCACCGATAATACCGAGGTTCAAGCTTGGGCAAATCAAAATGAAGGCTTTAGCGTAGGTATAGCAAAGCTAGGTGATTTGGATGTGATTGCCCCTGCTGTGAAAAAGGGAAATAAAGAGCTTTTATCATGGATAAATGAAAAAATCGTTGAGCTTGGCAAAGAAAACTTCTTTCATAAAGCCTATGAAGAGACCTTGCGTCCAGTTTATGGAGCTGATTCAAATGCTGATGATATCGTAGTTGAAGGCGGTAAGCTATAACTTATTTTCTTAGCCAATTCTAGAATTCCTTAGGGAATTCTAGAGTTATTTTTTATATTTATCTAACGAAATTCTAGAATTATTTTTTATATTTATCTAACCAATTCTAGAATTCCTTACTCTAGAATTCCTTAGGGAATTCTAGAATTATTTTTTATATTTATCTAACAAAATTCTAGAATTCTTTAGGGAATTCTAGAATTCCCTTATTCTGCGCCAAGGTTGTTTTTGTAATTTTCTAAGCTATTTGTGCGCTTTGATATAAAGTTTGCTAGCATATTTTTATTTTGTTCAAAAAACAGCTCAAAGTCGCTTTGTGTGCGGATATTATCCTCGCCAAAGCGGTCTAAAAGCACATTTGAACTGCCAGTTAGCACAAGGTATTTGCGGGCATTATGCTCAAAAAGCACAACCTTATTTCTATCATCTAGTGGCTTTTCAAAGATGATTTTTGCTGTGTTTTCTATCTCAAAATCAGCATTTGCCAGTTCGCTTGCAAAATCAGTTTTTTTGCTTTCTATATTTTTTTGCGTGTTTTGTTCTGGTTTTTGTTCTACGCTTTGTTCTGTTTTTCTAGAATTCTCTGAGCTAGAAAGATTTTTTTGGACAGCCTTTGCTTTTTTAGCATTTTTTATTTTTTTATCAAGGCGCTTTCTTATTATCACAAGGGCGATACAAAGTAGCGAAAGCACGACGATAAGGCTTGTGTATTTACCGTCAACTGAGCTAGTTTTTTGCGCTCCAAGCTCGCTAAAATTGCTAATAGCTTTTGGGGTTATGCGGATTAACATACTCATTTTATCAGGATTTTTTGCTGGGGTGATTTGTAGGTTTTTATCGCTTTTTAGCTCTATGCCAAGCATTTGGCCCTGAAAGTTCATTATGCTTATAGAGTTTATAAACTTAGAGTTTAGAGCTTGAGAAAAGTTTTCTTTGATTTTGGTATTTTCTAGCAAAAGTATTATTTTACCATCTTGATTTTGCTGTCTAATCTGCGCATTATAAGGCTCATCAAAGCCAAGCACTATATCAAAATTCTCAGCCCTAGAATATAGATTATAAGTAAGCAAATTGCCAGCTTGCAAATAAACAAAGCTGGCAAAAAGGGTAAAAAAAAGGCGTAAAATCATTGCGAGAGCTCTTTTTTGAAGTATTGAATAACTGATTTAGAATCTAGAATTTCGTTTATACGAATAGCTAGGTTCTTTTCATATACCATAACCTCGCCTTTGCCTACTATGCAGTTATTTATATATAGCTCAACGCTTTCACCGGCTGGCTTTTCAAGGTCTATGATGCTGCCTATATCAAGTGCTAGTAGCTCCCGCACACTAATAGTACTAGTGCCAAGCTCGCTAATAAACTCTACGCCGATATCAAGTAGCTCATCATAGCCATGAAAGAGCCCATTGGGGCTTAATTCTTCTTCTGCCATGCTATTCTATAACCTATTTTTAGTACATTGCCATTTATTTTATAAATTTTTGATTCAATAAACTCTATGTGAAAATGCTCAACCACACCCAAAAACTCAGGTACGCCCAAAGAGTAAGGATTGTGCGCAGAAGCATTGTTTAAAAGATTTTTAGCATATCCAATTATTTGGTTTGCTAGCTCGCGTGAAAGGTCGTCTAAATCGTCTTCTGTGTAGCTTGATTGAAGCAATTTATCAGCAGCGTCTTTTAAAACTTCTTTTTTGAAATACAAGAAAAACTGAATTTCCTTTTCTCCTTCTTCTGTTTTTTCATAAACTGGGATTGAAGAGCCGTAAATTTCGCCTTCTATAGAATCAGCAAAATCTACTTTTGTATCCAAAACATCGCAGATATGAAGGACAGATTCGTTTATAGCTGTGCTTATTTGCATGGTGTTCCCCTGAAAATTTTGTATAAAATTGGCGCATTATAGCAAAAAAAAACTAAAAATTTATTTTTTTGCTAGGAATTTTTTATTTTTAAAAAATTTATTTTTTTTCACTTTTTAATATAATTTTAATATTATTTAAGTTTTATTTATGCTATACTTCGCTCGTTGTTTATCTCAAAACAAAATTTTAGTAGGGGGGACTTCAATGCAACCAGGTAATGTATTGAATTACGATTTTAGTGTTGCTAAATTGTTTATGTTTTCCACGCTGATTTTTGGTATCGTGGGCATGGGCATTGGTACGCTTATTGCGTTCCAAATGGCTTATCCAGATCTAAACTATCTAGCTGGCGAATACGCAACATTTAGCCGTCTTAGACCATTGCACACAAATGGTGTGGTATATGGTTTCATGCTTTCAGGTATTTGGGCTACATGGTATTATGTAGGTCAAAGGGTGCTAAAAGTATCAATGAGCGAGAGCAAGTTTTTGATGTTTATTGGTAAATTGCACTTCTGGCTATATATTCTTATCATTGCTCTTGCAGTAATTACACTATTTGCTGGTATTACTACATCAAAAGAATATGCTGAGCTAGAGTGGCCAATTGATATTTTGGTCGTGATTTGCTGGGTTCTTTGGGGTGTTAGCATTTTTGGTCTTATTGGAATTCGCCGTGAGAAAACTCTATATGTATCTATTTGGTACTATATAGCTACTTTCCTTGGCGTGGCTATGCTATATCTCTTTAACAATATGGCAGTTCCTACTTATTTTGTAACAGGACTAGGAGATTGGTGGCACTCAGTATCTATGTATGCTGGTTCAAACGACGCTCTTGTTCAATGGTGGTGGGGACACAACGCAGTTGCGTTTGTATTTACAGTAGCTATCGTTGCGCAAATCTATTATTTCTTACCAAAAGAAAGCGGTCAACCAATTTTCAGCTATAAACTTTCTGTATTTGCCTTCTGGGGTCTAATGTTTGTTTATCTATGGGCTGGCGGTCACCACTTGATCTATTCAGCTGTTCCTGATTGGATGCAAACAATGGGTTCTATTTTCTCGATTGTGCTAATCTTGCCTAGCTGGGGTTCAGCTATTAACATCTTGCTTACTATGAAAGGTGAGTGGGGTCAACTAAGAGAATCACCACTTATTAAGTTTATGATTCTAGCTAGTACATTCTATATGTTCTCTACTCTTGAAGGTCCAATCCTTTCAATCAAATCAGTAAATGCTATTGCACACTTTACTGACTGGATTCCAGGACATGTTCACGATGGTACTCTTGGCTGGGTTGGCTTTATGACCATGGCCGCACTTTATCATATGACTCCACGCGTGTTTAAAAGAGAGATTTACTCAAAATCACTAATGGAAGCACAATTTTGGATCCAAACTACAGGTATCGTGCTATACTTTGCTTCAATGTGGATCGCAGGTATCACACAAGGTATGATGTGGAGAGCTACTGATGAGTTTGGTAACCTTGCTTATACTTTCATCGATACTGTGACTGTTCTAGAGCCATATTATTGGATTAGAGCAATTGGTGGCTTGCTATACTTAGTTGGTTTCTTTATGTTCTGCTATAACATTATGAAATCTTTGGGTGCTAGAAAAATCGAGAGTGAGCCAGCTTCTGCCTCACCTATGGGCAATTAAGAAAAAGGAGATAAAATGTTTAGTTGGTTAGAAAAAAATCCTTTCTTTTTTGCTGTTTTTGTATTTGTTTTCATTGCTTATGCTGGTGTAGTTGAGATTTTGCCAGATTTTGCTGAGCGTGCAAGACCTACAAAAGATACTAAACCTTATAGTGTTTTAGAGCTTGCAGGTCGCCATATATACATAAAAGACAGCTGTAACGCCTGCCACTCACAGCTAATTCGTCCGTTTAAATCAGAAACTGATAGATACGGTGCTTATACTGTTAGTGGTGAGTTTGCTTATGATAGACCTTTCCTTTGGGGCTCTAAAAGAACTGGTCCAGACCTAGCTCGCATCGGTAACTACCGCACAGCTGACTGGCACGAAAACCACATGAAAGATCCTACAAGCGTAGTTGATGGCTCTATTATGCCTGCTTATAAACATATGTTTAAAAACAATGCAAATATAGAAACTGCTTATGCTGAGGCTTTGACTGTTAAGAAGGTATTTAATGTACCTTATGATGTTGAAGGTGGTGTAAAACTTGGTTCTTGGGATGAAGCGCAAGCGCAAGTAAAAGCAGAGGCTAAAGCTATTATCGATCAAATGAAAGATCAAGAGATCAAAGATGCATTTGAGAAAAATGGCGAAATCCGCGAAATTGTAGCGCTTATCGCATATCTAAATAGCTTGAAATAAGGCAAAAAATGAGTGTAGAGACAATTAGAGAGCTTCAGGGGTATGGGTTTTTCATACTACTAGTGCTAATGGTAGTGATTTTATACAGCTACTGGTTTCATTTGGTAAAATCTGAAAAAGCTGGTCGTAGAAATTACGAAAAATATGGTCGCTTAGCTCTTGATGATAAGCTAGATGATAGTCTTGTCGAGTCTTCTGCAGACAATAGGAGTAATAAATGAAATGGTTTAATCTAGAAGATAATATAAATCTGCTTACTTTTATTGGTGCTATAGCTATTTTGACAATCACAGCTGTTGTTGTGATCAGGCTATTTGGTACCATGAAAGATAGATCAGATAAAGGTGAGCTTTCTGAGCATAGCTGGGATGGCATTGGCGAGTATAAAAACCCATTGCCTTTTGGCTGGGCGATTTGTTTTGCAGGTACTATTATTTGGGCGATTTGGTATTTCTTAGCAGGATATCCGCTAAACTCATATTCTCAAATCGGTGAGTATAACGAAGAAGTAAAAGCCTATAACGATAAGTTTGAAGCAAAATTTGCTAGTGTATCAGGTGCTGATCTAGCTGCTATGGGTGAGCAAGTTTTCTTGGTTCAATGTGCTCAGTGCCACGGTGTTGACGCTAACGGAATAAACGGCAAAGCAGCTAACCTAAATGTATGGGGTAGCGAACAGGCTATTTATGAGACTATAATAAATGGTTCAAAAGGTCTAAACTACCCTATGGGTGAGATGAATAAAGCTGCTGATCTAGGAATAGATGATGCTACTGCTAAGGCAATCGCTGCTTATGTGGCTGCTGAAGTTTCAGCTATAAAGAAAACTAAAAATCCAGAATTAGTAGCTGCTGGCAAAGAAGCATTTGTTACTTGTGCTAGCTGCCACGGTGAAGATGGCAAAGGTATGGATGGTATGACACCAGACCTTAGCAAATATGGCTCAAGCGACTTTGTAGTTGATGTGCTAAATCGTGGTAAAAGTGGCTTTATCGGTGTGATGCCTAACTTTGCTAACTCAGGCGTGCTAAATGCTACTCAACAAAAAGCTGTTGGTGCATATATTAACTCGCTAAAAGGAGAGTAAAATGGAAAATCAAAATAGATCTGTTTTCGGATTTGGTGGCGTTGGTGGTATGTTAATTGCTACTGTGCTTTTGCTCTCTATTTTAGTAGTTCTTACTGTGCTTGGAATTTCAGCTCAACAAGATGTAATGCAAAAGCCTTATGAATACGACCGCAGCGAGCTTGCTGGTGTCAAAATGCTTGATAGCTATGACACTGAAAGTAAAATTATGAGATCAAAGGAGTAAAAATGAAATCTGCTCTTGACTATATAATCGTAATCGGTCTTATCGTTGCAGCTGCTATAACTGCGTGGTCTGTGCTTACAAACAACCACCTTTTCATCGGCTAATGCGTTATTTCATCGCAATTTTTGTGGGCGCCTTGTGCGCCCTAAATGCCCTTATTATTGATGAGGCAAAGCTTCTAAACCCTAATGTACTCTCAAAGCTTGAGACTATGAGTAGCGAGCTAAAAGAAAAAACAAACATAAACGCACATTTGCTAACAAGCACAAATCCTAATAATTTATCTTTAAAAGAACTAGCTAGCACTAAGTTTGAGCTTAGTGGTGAGTATGCTATTCTCGTGCTAGTGCCAAAAAAAATTGATGAAAAAACTGGAAAAGTAGATATAATTCTTTCAAATCCTGATTTGCTAGATAAAGATGCTGTGCTTAGTCCTATGCCAAATACCGGCACGATTTTGCCACTATTAGCATCAAAAAGAGATGATATTTACAATGCTGCCTTGCTAAATGGCTTTGCTGATATAGCTGAGCGAATTGCTCTTAGCAAAGGTGTAGAGCTTCAAAGCGCAATAGGCAGTTCAAACAAAACCACGCTTACTTGGATACGCTATCCACTTTATGGCTTTTTGCTTTTTGCGATTATGGTTTTTGTAACAAAAAGTCTGCGTAAAAAATCTAGAATTCCTAGTAATAATTAGCCAAAACAAGAGTGAAAATGCTTAGAATTTTAGGTAAGTTTTTTATATTTTTTATCTGCATTATGTGTGTGGATCAAGCTATTAAATACTTATTTACTCACGGCGGACTTAGTGTTAAGAGCGAGTGGATAGACTTAGTTCTTACTTACAACCGCGGTGTTGCTTTTTCTATGTTTGCCTTTTTAGGCGAGTATTTAAAGATTATCCAGCTTGTGTTAATTGTGGGAATTTTTGGCTATTTAATAGGCGAGAGAGCTATGCTTGCTCGCTTTAGCGCAGAGCTTGGAATAATTCTTGGAGCTGGTGCTTCAAATGTGCTTGATCGCTTTATCCACGGCGGAGTTGTAGATTATGTATTTTGGCATAAGTGGTTTAATTTTGCTGTGTTTAACTTCGCTGATGTGATGATAAATTTGGGCGTGGTTATTATTTTGCTACGACTTTTGATTAAAAAATAAGGAGAAATAATGGACTATTTTTGGGTGAAGTTTGTGCATTTTTGTGCGTTTATTTCGTGGATGGCGATGCTTTTTTATCTGCCTAGGCTTTATGTTTATCACGCAGAGCATAGACAAAACTCTGGCTTTTGCGATGTAGTAAAAATTCAAGAGCGTAAGCTTTATAATGGCATTGGCTGGTTGGGGCTTGGTATAACCTTGCTAAGCGGGCTTTATTTATTGCATTTAAAACCTGAGCTTATGCAAATGCCGTATTTTCATCTTAAGCTAACGGCTGCGGTGTTACTTATCATTTATCATTTTAGTTTGGGATACTTTTTGCGTAGTTTTAGACTAGGCAAATGCGCCTTGCCTGGCAAGTTTTTTAGAGTGTGGAATGAGGTGCCTACGCTAATTATGTTTGCCATTATTTATGCGATGATTGTGTGGGCAAATAGTTAGAAATCTTGAAGTAGGAATTCTAGATTTTGTTAGAAATAGCAAAATCTAGAATACAAAAGCACTACAAATAAAATTCTTAATTTAAATGCTTAAAAAATTTGTTTTCTTTTAGCTAAAATATATTATAATGTTTAAATTTTATTTTTTTGGATAAAGTATGAAGGCTAATATTTCTACATTTTTCTTTGCTAAAATAAGTGTTCTTGTGCTACTTTTTTTATCTATTATATTGCTTTGTTATTTTAGTTGGGGGCTTTATAGTAGTATTAAGTTTAGAGAGCTTATAGATAGAGCTTCACCTTTATATAGCTTGATTAAAGATATTAGCAAAGAGCGTTCTGCTAGACTTATTAAAGAGTTTTATTTAGATGTAGATATTGATATAGGCGAGTTAGAAGAGGCTACAAATAATTTGGCAAAAGAGCTAAATATGCCTGATTATTTTTTTCACAAGCTAAATTCCATGAGAGAAAACTTTGATGTAAATGTTACAAATAGAGAGTTTTTGCTTGGGTTTTCAGAACTTGATGAGTATATTTTAGCAGAGTTTGATAGACTGCATTTAAAAAATGTAAATAGCGAAATAAACAGCATCATCATGGCTATGTGGCAAATTGCTAAAGATGATGTTCGACAAAATAATATAAAAGACTTGCTTGTAAAGGCTGCTTGGGCAGACAAGGTTTTAAGCAAAGATGATTTGCTTTTATTAGATGATTTGTATTTTGAGTATGCTAATTACATAGATATTCTTTATCAAACACCAGCTTCGTTTGCTACTTTTAACAAAATAGATTTTGATGAGATAAAAGCAAAATATAGCCAAGATAAAGAATACACAAAATATAATATAGAAAAATTTTATAACATCGTTCATAGCGCAATCATAAGAGGCGAGATAACAACTAACCCAAATGTAATCATGGATGTATCAAGAAAAATAGAAAATAAAAATGGAGAAAACATAGATTTTTTGATAGATTTTACTAAAAAAACTCAGCTTAATTCGATTTATATAATCACCTTTTATACCTGTGTTTCATTTTTTATCGTGCTTCTTTGTGCTTATACATTTATCTCGCTTAAAAGGAGAGAAAAATGCTTTTTAGAAAATCTATCTCTTTTAGATTTGCATACCCAAAACCTAAAAGCCATAGCTAGATTTCGTAGCAAAAATCCAGATGATGCTGAAATATACAAGCTTTTTGGTGATATTAGCGAGCATTTTTATGAAATGGATAAAATTGAACTAAGAAATAAAAATGAATATTCATTTTTCATGGATCTTATCACTAGTGAGGTAAAAAACCCCCTAAATGATATAGTTGGAAATATCCAGCTTTTACAAATGTTAAAATCAAATACACAACAACACGAGACTTATTACAACAAGCTTTTAGGTAGTGCAAAAGAACTTGATGTTTTATTTAATTCTTTGCTAAAAATTTCTAGCATACAAGCTAAAAATCTAAGCCTAGAGCTCTTAGAAGTTGATATATTTGACGCTATTAACAATGTAATCTCTGATGTGATTGCTAGCATAAAGCAAAATAATAAAACAAGAATAAACTTCATAGCCTATATTGACCCAGAACTAGAAGGTGGCGTAGTTTGTGATATAGCAAAACTTCGTTTTATCTTTGCTACATTGCTAGGCAATGCGATTAAGTATTGTTCGGTAAATGGTATGATTGCTTTGGTAATAAAATGCGAACACACAGAAATCCAAGGCGAAAAAATTATAAAAAGAATTAGAATTAGCATAATAGACAATGGCTCTGGCTTTGATCAAACAATGCTAATAGAACATAGTCAAACTGACAAAAACATAAAAGTATATAGCACCAAAGGGCTTAATTTAACAATTTCTAGAGAGTATTTGCGTGTTATGGGCTCAAAGCTTGAAATAAACTCATCACAAAAAGGAACCAAAGCTTCATTTATCCTAGAAGCTGAGTTTTGCAATCATGCACACAACTTAAAAGGTGCTTATACTGGCAAAAAAATCTATGTCCATGAAAGTAGCTTGCCTAAATTTGAGCTACCTATGGGTGAAAATAATGAGACACTTAAGCCAAGAGTGCTTTTAGACTCGTATCTTAGATACTTAGGCTTTGATTATGAGTTTACTGATGCTAAGCTTGATGATGCTATCTATATAGTAGTTGGCGAAAAAGAGCCTTTTGATATGCAAAAATGTATCTTTTGCTCACCTACACCACCAGATGTCATCACAGATGATAAGGTGCATATAGAAACTCCATTTTGTGTAAATAGCATAGCAAATGCCTATGATATCATCACAGGCAAAGCCAGAGGCGAACAAAATATAGAAAAACTAGACGCCACAGCCCTAGTACTAACTACAACAGCCATAAGCTCTCTAGTGGCAAAATACATCCAGCATGTAAAACTACCTTCAAGCGAGATAAAAGACTACGATGATAGCAAAAAAGATAAAGTTTTCACGCTTGAAGGAAAGCTTTCTGGCAAATACGATATAGTCTTTGTAGATACTGATATGTTCAAAAACCTAAAAGTAGACTGCCCAGTAGTAAGCATCTCAAACGAAAAACTAAAAGAGGGTGATATAAACTCGCCTATCTTGCGTTCTATAATCTGCGATAAAAATAAAACCGAGCGACTAGAACAAGAAATCATCTACTCTATAAATGTGTTCAAAAGACGAAAAGGTCTTATTACCGGTGGTATCAAGGATATCTTGCTCTTTAAAAAATCGCTTGCAGCAAGCAATATCTACAAAAGTGCCATGCTAAGCTTTGCTAGTAGCGTAGATGTGGTAAATGATATAGGTCAGTTCTACAAAAAGCTAAAAACAGATACTTATAAAGTAGTAATGTGTGATTGTGGCATCAAGGGCTTTACTTATGAAGCCTATAAGAACGCAATCGAAGAAGCTCGTAAGAGCAAGGGACATCAAACTGTTGCTGTGCTATTTAAAGGCAGTAATGATACTGTGCATGTTAAGGATTTCTTTGAGATTATTTCAACTAAGGCTGGTAAGCGCGACCTTGAACAGTCGCTAAAAAGACATCTAAATACATCTCAGTATTAGCAAAGAGCTAAAAAATTCTAGAATTCCTAGGAATTCTAGAATTTTTACAATGAATTCTAGATTTTTTCACAATGAATTCTAGAATTCCTGGGAATTCTAGAACAAATTTTTATTTTAGAGAAAAAAAGATGATAAAAAGTTTTTATAAAAGTTATGTTTTTTGGCTTACACTAGCAGCTTTTATTTTTGGTGTTTTGTGTAGGTTTGAGTGGGTGCTGTGGGCGCAGGGCTTTGCTCAGTTTAGCTGGGATAATGAGCTGATGATTAGCACAAATGACGGCTATGCATTTGCTGAGGGTGCCAGGGATATGCTAGCTGGCTTTCACCAGCCAAATGACCTTAGTTTTTATGGCTCGCCACTCTCAGCGCTTAGTGCTTTTATAGTTAGTATTACTGGCTTTAAGCTAGAGAGCGTGATGATTTATCTTAGCACGGCTCTTAGCTCCTTTATTGTGCTACCTTTGGTGCTAGTGTGTCGTGATTTGGGCGTGGCTAGGGCTGGTGTTGTGGCTGCTTTTATAGCTGTGGTGGCAAATAGCTACTATAACCGCACCATGGCAGGATATTATGATACTGATATGCTTACTATCGTGCTGCCGTGCTTTGTGCTTTGGGGCTTGGTGCGACTTGTGCTTAGGCTGCGTTTTGGCTCACTTATTGCGTCCCTTGCGATGCTAGCAAATATGTGGTGGTATCCATCTAGTATAAACCTAAATCTTGCTTTTTTGGCTCTTTTTACGCTTTTTGTGCTAATTTATCGCAGGCGTGAGAGCGAGGGGTATTTTGCTATTTCGCTTATGCTTATTGCACTTTGTGCTTTTAGCGAGTTTTTGCGCTTGGGACTGATTTTGCTACTTTGCGTAGCAGCGCAGATTCGTCCTGGGCTTTTAGAGCGCAGGGTTATTTTATGGGGACTGTGCGTAGTTTGTGTGCTACTTTTTGGCTTTTTTGGTGGTTTTAATCCTTTTTGGTTTAATCTAAAGTTTTATATTTTTAGAGATTTAGCAGAAAGCAGCGGGCAGGATTTTTATTTTTTCAATGTAAATCAGACTATAATGGAGAGCAATACCCCACCGCTTGACCTTTTTGCGCAGC
The nucleotide sequence above comes from Campylobacter magnus. Encoded proteins:
- the fliN gene encoding flagellar motor switch protein FliN; the protein is MAEEELSPNGLFHGYDELLDIGVEFISELGTSTISVRELLALDIGSIIDLEKPAGESVELYINNCIVGKGEVMVYEKNLAIRINEILDSKSVIQYFKKELSQ
- the ccoN gene encoding cytochrome-c oxidase, cbb3-type subunit I, with translation MQPGNVLNYDFSVAKLFMFSTLIFGIVGMGIGTLIAFQMAYPDLNYLAGEYATFSRLRPLHTNGVVYGFMLSGIWATWYYVGQRVLKVSMSESKFLMFIGKLHFWLYILIIALAVITLFAGITTSKEYAELEWPIDILVVICWVLWGVSIFGLIGIRREKTLYVSIWYYIATFLGVAMLYLFNNMAVPTYFVTGLGDWWHSVSMYAGSNDALVQWWWGHNAVAFVFTVAIVAQIYYFLPKESGQPIFSYKLSVFAFWGLMFVYLWAGGHHLIYSAVPDWMQTMGSIFSIVLILPSWGSAINILLTMKGEWGQLRESPLIKFMILASTFYMFSTLEGPILSIKSVNAIAHFTDWIPGHVHDGTLGWVGFMTMAALYHMTPRVFKREIYSKSLMEAQFWIQTTGIVLYFASMWIAGITQGMMWRATDEFGNLAYTFIDTVTVLEPYYWIRAIGGLLYLVGFFMFCYNIMKSLGARKIESEPASASPMGN
- a CDS encoding cbb3-type cytochrome c oxidase N-terminal domain-containing protein, giving the protein MKWFNLEDNINLLTFIGAIAILTITAVVVIRLFGTMKDRSDKGELSEHSWDGIGEYKNPLPFGWAICFAGTIIWAIWYFLAGYPLNSYSQIGEYNEEVKAYNDKFEAKFASVSGADLAAMGEQVFLVQCAQCHGVDANGINGKAANLNVWGSEQAIYETIINGSKGLNYPMGEMNKAADLGIDDATAKAIAAYVAAEVSAIKKTKNPELVAAGKEAFVTCASCHGEDGKGMDGMTPDLSKYGSSDFVVDVLNRGKSGFIGVMPNFANSGVLNATQQKAVGAYINSLKGE
- a CDS encoding cytochrome c oxidase, cbb3-type, CcoQ subunit, whose product is MSVETIRELQGYGFFILLVLMVVILYSYWFHLVKSEKAGRRNYEKYGRLALDDKLDDSLVESSADNRSNK
- the ccoO gene encoding cytochrome-c oxidase, cbb3-type subunit II; this encodes MFSWLEKNPFFFAVFVFVFIAYAGVVEILPDFAERARPTKDTKPYSVLELAGRHIYIKDSCNACHSQLIRPFKSETDRYGAYTVSGEFAYDRPFLWGSKRTGPDLARIGNYRTADWHENHMKDPTSVVDGSIMPAYKHMFKNNANIETAYAEALTVKKVFNVPYDVEGGVKLGSWDEAQAQVKAEAKAIIDQMKDQEIKDAFEKNGEIREIVALIAYLNSLK
- a CDS encoding CopD family protein → MDYFWVKFVHFCAFISWMAMLFYLPRLYVYHAEHRQNSGFCDVVKIQERKLYNGIGWLGLGITLLSGLYLLHLKPELMQMPYFHLKLTAAVLLIIYHFSLGYFLRSFRLGKCALPGKFFRVWNEVPTLIMFAIIYAMIVWANS
- the lspA gene encoding signal peptidase II; its protein translation is MLRILGKFFIFFICIMCVDQAIKYLFTHGGLSVKSEWIDLVLTYNRGVAFSMFAFLGEYLKIIQLVLIVGIFGYLIGERAMLARFSAELGIILGAGASNVLDRFIHGGVVDYVFWHKWFNFAVFNFADVMINLGVVIILLRLLIKK
- a CDS encoding sensor histidine kinase, whose protein sequence is MKANISTFFFAKISVLVLLFLSIILLCYFSWGLYSSIKFRELIDRASPLYSLIKDISKERSARLIKEFYLDVDIDIGELEEATNNLAKELNMPDYFFHKLNSMRENFDVNVTNREFLLGFSELDEYILAEFDRLHLKNVNSEINSIIMAMWQIAKDDVRQNNIKDLLVKAAWADKVLSKDDLLLLDDLYFEYANYIDILYQTPASFATFNKIDFDEIKAKYSQDKEYTKYNIEKFYNIVHSAIIRGEITTNPNVIMDVSRKIENKNGENIDFLIDFTKKTQLNSIYIITFYTCVSFFIVLLCAYTFISLKRREKCFLENLSLLDLHTQNLKAIARFRSKNPDDAEIYKLFGDISEHFYEMDKIELRNKNEYSFFMDLITSEVKNPLNDIVGNIQLLQMLKSNTQQHETYYNKLLGSAKELDVLFNSLLKISSIQAKNLSLELLEVDIFDAINNVISDVIASIKQNNKTRINFIAYIDPELEGGVVCDIAKLRFIFATLLGNAIKYCSVNGMIALVIKCEHTEIQGEKIIKRIRISIIDNGSGFDQTMLIEHSQTDKNIKVYSTKGLNLTISREYLRVMGSKLEINSSQKGTKASFILEAEFCNHAHNLKGAYTGKKIYVHESSLPKFELPMGENNETLKPRVLLDSYLRYLGFDYEFTDAKLDDAIYIVVGEKEPFDMQKCIFCSPTPPDVITDDKVHIETPFCVNSIANAYDIITGKARGEQNIEKLDATALVLTTTAISSLVAKYIQHVKLPSSEIKDYDDSKKDKVFTLEGKLSGKYDIVFVDTDMFKNLKVDCPVVSISNEKLKEGDINSPILRSIICDKNKTERLEQEIIYSINVFKRRKGLITGGIKDILLFKKSLAASNIYKSAMLSFASSVDVVNDIGQFYKKLKTDTYKVVMCDCGIKGFTYEAYKNAIEEARKSKGHQTVAVLFKGSNDTVHVKDFFEIISTKAGKRDLEQSLKRHLNTSQY
- a CDS encoding cysteine ABC transporter substrate-binding protein; protein product: MRLLKIVFLAAVLFGSLWAKSLDEIKAAGVVRIGVFSDKAPFGYVDSKGEYQGYDVYFAKRIAQDLGVKLEFLALDPASRVQFVKSDKADIILANFTKTAEREKQVDFALPYMKVALGVVSPKKAQITDVKELEGKTLIVVKGTTADFYFTKNYPEIKLLKFDQYSQAYNALLDGRGDAFSTDNTEVQAWANQNEGFSVGIAKLGDLDVIAPAVKKGNKELLSWINEKIVELGKENFFHKAYEETLRPVYGADSNADDIVVEGGKL
- a CDS encoding chemotaxis protein CheX, yielding MQISTAINESVLHICDVLDTKVDFADSIEGEIYGSSIPVYEKTEEGEKEIQFFLYFKKEVLKDAADKLLQSSYTEDDLDDLSRELANQIIGYAKNLLNNASAHNPYSLGVPEFLGVVEHFHIEFIESKIYKINGNVLKIGYRIAWQKKN
- a CDS encoding DUF4006 family protein; translated protein: MENQNRSVFGFGGVGGMLIATVLLLSILVVLTVLGISAQQDVMQKPYEYDRSELAGVKMLDSYDTESKIMRSKE